A part of Paenibacillus sp. 481 genomic DNA contains:
- a CDS encoding Spo0E family sporulation regulatory protein-aspartic acid phosphatase has translation MNSLKKRLDQAVEECHNLTDERVLEISRELDMYVLQFQKNVWSKKCNREVLQ, from the coding sequence ATGAACAGCTTAAAGAAACGACTAGATCAGGCAGTGGAAGAATGCCACAACTTAACCGATGAGCGGGTACTGGAAATTAGTCGAGAGCTGGACATGTATGTACTACAGTTTCAAAAAAATGTTTGGTCTAAAAAATGTAACAGGGAGGTTCTACAATGA
- a CDS encoding SMI1/KNR4 family protein, with translation MNNNYRTIDIVQGLKKRLNQCTLVVPDVYGNWHVARFTFHPPATTDELRAFYDQYKFTLHSEYIEFLKLHNGAKLFSIGTDKGIELFGLEQLAKQLEVGTPHYLNIVEGHLTRFCIRETADGMYLVGHDGWVNTYLQINFAQWLGHLIAVSGADYWNWKHSRQVQQEQIH, from the coding sequence TTGAACAACAATTACAGAACAATCGATATTGTACAAGGTCTGAAAAAGAGGCTGAATCAATGCACCTTAGTTGTTCCTGATGTCTACGGCAATTGGCACGTCGCTAGATTTACATTTCATCCGCCCGCAACCACAGATGAACTCCGCGCCTTTTATGACCAATATAAGTTTACCCTTCATAGTGAATACATCGAATTTCTAAAGCTTCATAATGGTGCGAAATTGTTCAGCATTGGCACAGATAAGGGCATTGAACTATTTGGCCTAGAGCAGCTTGCCAAGCAGCTAGAAGTAGGAACACCACATTATTTGAACATTGTCGAAGGCCACTTAACCAGATTCTGCATTCGAGAGACGGCTGACGGAATGTACTTAGTTGGTCATGACGGCTGGGTCAATACGTATTTGCAAATCAATTTCGCCCAATGGCTTGGGCATTTAATAGCAGTAAGTGGCGCAGATTATTGGAACTGGAAGCATTCACGACAAGTGCAACAAGAGCAGATACATTAG
- a CDS encoding TorD/DmsD family molecular chaperone, which yields MLLTAERPVSWNEQTVDQLELRKVSYQLLVDFISEAPTLEMWMHWRNDEGLNRLAESFEGARLLQVQLQQPSLEEIYALNASLSEQYSRLFGITGQLPVVPCETMYRAKEQMLPRSYAQDVCGMYADFSLYFKKVNGEPDDHIAVELEFMAVLIEKMMNSVMTEMRFTRYMNGQREFITQHLQRWVPLFADDVVQHAQHPVYQAIGLLLAEFIEAEAAWANQS from the coding sequence ATGCTGTTGACGGCGGAACGACCTGTAAGTTGGAATGAACAGACCGTAGATCAGCTAGAGCTGCGCAAAGTGTCGTATCAACTATTGGTTGATTTTATAAGTGAAGCACCGACGTTGGAAATGTGGATGCATTGGCGTAACGATGAAGGATTGAATCGATTAGCTGAATCGTTCGAAGGAGCGCGTTTGTTACAAGTACAGTTGCAACAGCCTTCTTTAGAGGAGATATACGCACTGAACGCTTCATTGAGTGAACAATATAGCCGCTTGTTCGGCATTACGGGGCAACTGCCGGTTGTACCTTGTGAGACGATGTACCGTGCCAAGGAGCAGATGCTGCCAAGAAGCTATGCGCAGGACGTATGCGGAATGTACGCTGATTTTAGTTTGTATTTTAAAAAAGTGAACGGTGAGCCGGACGATCATATTGCGGTTGAATTAGAGTTTATGGCTGTGCTCATCGAGAAAATGATGAACAGTGTGATGACAGAAATGCGATTTACGCGCTATATGAACGGCCAGCGTGAATTTATTACGCAGCATTTGCAGCGCTGGGTACCGCTGTTTGCTGATGATGTCGTACAGCATGCGCAGCATCCTGTATACCAAGCTATCGGGCTACTGCTTGCGGAGTTTATCGAAGCGGAAGCAGCTTGGGCGAATCAAAGTTAA
- a CDS encoding DMT family transporter → MAWLMLLGAGLCEVLGVLSLKRITDKGGLLSYLYFALAFGTSFTLLSMAMDSIPMGTAYAIWTGIGTAGSTLLGMFVFGEPKDWKRILCICLIISSAVGLKLLT, encoded by the coding sequence ATGGCTTGGTTAATGTTACTTGGCGCTGGGCTATGTGAAGTACTTGGTGTATTGTCCCTGAAGCGCATTACAGATAAAGGTGGATTGTTGTCTTACTTGTACTTTGCCTTAGCCTTCGGAACGAGCTTTACCCTGCTCTCTATGGCCATGGATTCGATTCCAATGGGAACGGCCTATGCGATTTGGACGGGGATTGGTACGGCTGGTAGTACATTGCTCGGTATGTTCGTATTCGGCGAGCCAAAGGACTGGAAACGTATTTTGTGTATCTGCCTCATCATTAGTTCCGCTGTGGGCTTGAAATTGCTCACTTAA
- the cls gene encoding cardiolipin synthase: MRRGLQIGLFVIMLMTLGYYVNDAFGRSIATTLSIMTTLAVVTLAIMIFMENRHPSSTVAWILILALVPVVGFIFYLLFGQNYRKRRSYNRKAKRNKQAYAFIDNDALVRGEQILDTYTEDERMLLRLTSQMSKSPISFGSETRILTNGEETFTELLAELKKARHHIHMEYYIYRDDEIGRSIKHILMEKALSGVEVRFMYDAVGSMQLPKSFLHDLRAAGVEVQAFGAVKFPLLSSRVNYRNHRKIVIVDGDVGFMGGLNVGDEYLSRNKTYGFWRDTHMIVRGEAVQSLQIIFLQDWSHVTGSTLYGAQYLLPQPVEATGGAVQIIASGPDHEFSTMKNVFFSMLTSAKRSIWIATPYFIPDDDIFTALKVASLSGVDVRLLFPAKPDKWLPFLASHSYFPSLINAGVRIYEYEKGFLHSKIIIIDGEVATIGTANMDMRSFHLNFEVNALLVHTESVNCLRDDFERDLQYATRIREENFARKRTITRFLESLARLFSPLL, from the coding sequence ATGCGAAGAGGGCTACAGATCGGATTGTTCGTCATTATGTTAATGACATTGGGCTATTACGTGAATGATGCATTTGGTCGATCCATTGCGACGACTTTAAGTATTATGACGACGTTAGCGGTCGTCACGTTGGCGATTATGATATTTATGGAGAATCGGCATCCTTCGAGTACGGTGGCTTGGATTCTTATTTTAGCGCTCGTGCCGGTTGTCGGCTTCATATTTTATTTGCTCTTTGGGCAAAATTATCGCAAGCGGCGGAGCTACAATCGCAAGGCAAAGAGGAACAAGCAAGCGTACGCCTTTATTGATAACGACGCGCTCGTGCGTGGAGAACAAATTCTGGATACGTATACGGAAGACGAGCGCATGCTGCTCCGTTTGACGAGCCAGATGAGCAAGAGCCCGATTAGTTTCGGCTCGGAAACCCGTATATTAACGAACGGCGAAGAGACGTTTACGGAGTTGCTCGCGGAGCTCAAGAAGGCACGTCATCATATTCATATGGAGTATTACATTTACCGCGATGATGAAATTGGACGGAGCATCAAACATATTTTGATGGAAAAAGCGCTATCCGGCGTGGAAGTCCGCTTTATGTATGATGCGGTAGGCAGTATGCAGCTGCCAAAATCATTTTTGCACGATTTGAGAGCGGCTGGAGTAGAAGTGCAAGCTTTTGGTGCAGTCAAATTTCCACTGCTGTCCAGTCGGGTAAACTACCGCAATCATCGCAAAATTGTTATTGTCGATGGTGATGTCGGCTTTATGGGCGGCTTAAACGTGGGTGACGAATATTTGAGCCGCAACAAGACGTACGGCTTTTGGCGCGACACGCATATGATTGTGCGTGGCGAGGCTGTGCAGTCGCTGCAAATTATCTTTTTGCAGGATTGGTCGCACGTCACTGGCAGCACGCTTTATGGTGCTCAGTATTTGCTGCCGCAGCCTGTGGAGGCAACGGGCGGCGCTGTGCAAATTATTGCGAGCGGTCCGGACCATGAGTTCAGTACGATGAAGAACGTCTTTTTTTCGATGCTAACCTCAGCCAAACGTTCGATCTGGATTGCGACCCCTTATTTTATACCTGATGATGATATTTTTACAGCTTTGAAGGTGGCGTCGCTATCGGGTGTGGATGTACGGCTTTTATTTCCGGCTAAGCCTGACAAGTGGCTACCATTTCTCGCTTCGCACTCTTATTTCCCGAGTTTAATTAATGCGGGAGTACGCATTTATGAGTATGAAAAAGGATTCCTTCATTCCAAAATTATTATTATTGATGGTGAAGTGGCGACGATCGGCACGGCCAATATGGACATGCGAAGCTTTCATCTTAATTTTGAGGTTAACGCGCTGCTTGTGCATACGGAAAGTGTTAATTGTTTGCGTGATGATTTTGAGCGGGATTTGCAATATGCGACCCGCATTCGCGAGGAGAATTTTGCTCG
- a CDS encoding TetR/AcrR family transcriptional regulator has product MTANRIQQVALAHFAEHGYDGASLAKIADDVGIKKPSIYAHYKSKEDLFLHVVQYVYNREQQWIEAYFTEQNETRPSLEYQLKQLLYLYRQRYAQQLELKFLLRVSFFPPAVVQSEVMHRLYVYLDDLEQKLMLRLQQAMETGEVPPNAGVAASEAATAFMCILDALFVEMLYGEPERVSKKLEAAWPLYWRGLTN; this is encoded by the coding sequence ATGACCGCAAACCGCATTCAACAGGTCGCTTTAGCGCATTTTGCTGAGCATGGTTACGATGGAGCTTCATTAGCAAAAATTGCTGACGACGTTGGCATTAAGAAGCCTTCCATATATGCGCATTATAAGAGTAAAGAGGACTTGTTCCTGCATGTTGTGCAATATGTGTACAACCGTGAGCAGCAGTGGATTGAGGCTTATTTTACCGAGCAAAATGAAACAAGACCTTCACTTGAATATCAGTTGAAGCAGCTACTTTACTTGTATCGTCAACGTTATGCACAGCAGTTGGAATTGAAGTTTCTGCTGCGTGTATCCTTTTTTCCACCTGCTGTGGTGCAGAGTGAAGTAATGCACAGGCTGTACGTTTATTTAGATGATTTGGAGCAGAAGCTCATGCTCCGTCTACAACAAGCGATGGAGACCGGAGAAGTTCCGCCTAACGCAGGCGTAGCGGCAAGCGAGGCTGCAACCGCCTTTATGTGCATACTGGATGCGTTATTTGTAGAAATGCTGTACGGTGAGCCGGAGCGCGTATCCAAGAAATTAGAGGCTGCTTGGCCTTTATATTGGCGTGGGTTAACGAATTAG
- a CDS encoding DMT family transporter, whose translation MNKSWLLVLIAGLLEVIWVSGLKYSSAWWEWLITILFIIVSFKVVIEASRKLPLGTVYAVFTGLGTAGTVIVEMLLFGEPVQITKLLFIALMASGVIGLKLLTKPEDTKEGTA comes from the coding sequence ATGAACAAAAGCTGGCTATTAGTGCTCATTGCCGGACTGTTGGAAGTGATCTGGGTGTCTGGATTAAAATATTCCAGTGCCTGGTGGGAATGGTTAATCACAATTCTGTTCATTATCGTAAGCTTTAAAGTAGTTATTGAGGCATCCCGTAAGCTCCCGCTCGGGACGGTGTACGCCGTCTTTACTGGACTCGGAACAGCGGGAACCGTTATCGTGGAAATGCTACTGTTCGGCGAGCCTGTGCAGATTACAAAGTTGCTGTTTATCGCCTTGATGGCAAGTGGTGTTATCGGCTTAAAATTGCTAACTAAACCGGAAGATACGAAGGAGGGGACTGCATAA
- a CDS encoding DUF1540 domain-containing protein, translating to MAQDVLCEVSNCRFWAAGNKCAASSIYVVSNRGQHASNSQETDCKTFEAKI from the coding sequence ATGGCTCAAGATGTATTGTGTGAGGTTAGCAATTGCAGGTTCTGGGCAGCGGGCAACAAATGCGCCGCATCGTCCATTTATGTGGTGAGCAATCGTGGCCAGCATGCCAGCAATAGCCAAGAGACAGACTGCAAAACGTTCGAAGCGAAAATCTAA
- a CDS encoding helix-turn-helix domain-containing protein, with the protein MSSGSHEYTPIGDLIRHYRQEAKLTVTELAKLANVYKGNISKIEHGDVKKPDYNMVLSLSNVLHIPYTEIAVSYSEIEKKPESLLAILMETIQTGNELVITQVADKFLNSYGESEDLIAQLHSHTHQIEDTPIQLALYKVIIEYSRNHGIMPYIAKGLYEEYIIERNDFTKLTATYYSGRAVLHYANFLSERERLRLYYALAVHAFSLMKYDEAIDLSKYVIENDTAKGEYRVHAVYTICCAYYYLDKYEICQTYLEEYRKFPYDYIDDNVKLMIGLISGRTGDFYLGIKQLEHYLESPSSYNLIYSVTALFDFYMNINDLESAGKLRRYEEQMELSLQDIRTTPEKRAELALYYELNGHHQLSNNDFKDAIQYFRKSITQYMGVAKYRKAFYIVSVLIKLIVNKINDSSFLENYCIQDISELCENLSLKMIEEGDWR; encoded by the coding sequence ATGTCATCGGGTTCGCACGAATATACTCCGATTGGCGACCTCATCAGACATTACAGACAAGAAGCCAAATTGACGGTAACGGAATTAGCCAAGTTAGCCAATGTTTATAAAGGGAATATTTCAAAGATCGAACACGGAGACGTGAAGAAACCGGACTACAATATGGTTCTGTCCCTTTCCAACGTGCTACATATTCCATACACTGAAATAGCCGTAAGCTACAGTGAAATTGAGAAAAAACCAGAATCGCTGTTAGCCATATTAATGGAGACGATCCAGACCGGGAACGAACTCGTCATAACCCAAGTTGCAGACAAATTCCTTAACTCATATGGGGAAAGTGAAGACCTCATCGCGCAGTTACACTCCCATACACATCAAATAGAAGACACCCCCATTCAACTTGCACTCTACAAAGTCATCATCGAATATTCAAGAAATCATGGCATTATGCCTTATATCGCAAAAGGTTTGTATGAAGAATATATTATTGAACGAAATGATTTTACGAAGCTCACCGCAACCTATTATTCAGGTAGAGCGGTTCTACATTATGCGAACTTTCTTAGTGAGCGAGAAAGGTTAAGATTGTATTATGCTCTTGCAGTTCATGCGTTTAGTCTTATGAAGTATGACGAAGCCATTGATCTAAGTAAGTATGTGATAGAGAATGACACTGCAAAAGGTGAGTATCGTGTACATGCAGTATATACGATATGTTGTGCTTATTATTACTTGGATAAATATGAAATTTGCCAGACTTATCTTGAAGAGTATCGCAAATTTCCATACGACTATATAGACGATAATGTGAAGTTGATGATTGGACTAATCAGTGGTCGAACAGGTGACTTTTATTTAGGTATTAAACAGCTAGAACATTATTTAGAGAGTCCGTCTTCTTATAACTTAATATATTCTGTTACAGCACTTTTTGACTTTTACATGAATATAAATGATTTAGAATCAGCAGGCAAGCTACGCAGATATGAGGAACAAATGGAACTATCTCTTCAAGATATTCGCACGACCCCAGAAAAAAGGGCTGAATTAGCCTTGTACTATGAACTGAACGGACATCATCAACTTTCAAATAATGATTTTAAGGATGCAATTCAGTATTTTCGTAAAAGTATTACACAGTATATGGGGGTAGCTAAATACAGAAAGGCTTTTTATATCGTTTCAGTGCTTATAAAATTAATTGTAAATAAGATTAATGACAGTTCATTTCTTGAGAATTACTGCATTCAGGATATTAGTGAATTGTGTGAAAATTTAAGCCTGAAAATGATAGAGGAAGGGGATTGGCGTTAA
- a CDS encoding spore germination protein, whose translation MNRLSFFPCCSPQEQTGAHMSENMFTVADIKRELGESSDLVIGTIPLDDGTELQFAFLETLVNPDRLYDMLEAIYRHYKDQQVTGVELEIHTDEQQPQPISQRGQQFERAVLRGSIAASTPKDMEDALLSLLAGETLLHYPPTGKWFVMRTCGAVRRSVEKPESESVIRGPQEGFNESLEDMLALIRKRMRLPSLRIEELVVGDKSKTRIALVYDQQAADPEFTRHMRETLAHIKIDVVLDSNYIEEFLQENKFSMFPTVLSTQRPDRAVAALMEGRVVIAVDGTPFALIAPATFLHFFESPEDYNHRVDIGLLRILRLVSFMISVLLPAFFIAVTNFHQEMIPTTLLIDLAAQREGVPLPALGEALIMISTFEFLQEASVRLPRAIGTSVSIVGALVLGQSAVEAGIVSPVMVIIVAVTAICALTMPNYEMNYTIRWLRFGFMLLASTFGLYGVFVGFITLLLHINHLHSFGQPYLFPVAPWSTRAQQDGVVRAPLWGTNDADASTTDAATASHVESSPSMSENKG comes from the coding sequence GTGAACCGGTTATCGTTTTTTCCATGCTGTAGTCCACAAGAACAAACGGGAGCGCATATGTCCGAGAATATGTTTACCGTTGCAGACATTAAACGCGAGCTTGGAGAGAGCAGTGATCTGGTCATCGGCACGATTCCTTTGGATGATGGCACTGAACTGCAATTCGCCTTTTTGGAGACACTCGTTAATCCCGATCGTCTGTACGATATGTTGGAGGCGATTTATCGGCATTACAAGGATCAACAGGTCACTGGCGTTGAGCTTGAAATACATACGGACGAGCAGCAACCGCAACCAATCTCTCAACGGGGACAGCAATTCGAACGAGCGGTACTGCGAGGTTCCATTGCGGCCAGCACGCCGAAGGATATGGAGGACGCGCTATTATCTTTGTTAGCTGGAGAGACGCTACTTCATTACCCGCCAACAGGAAAATGGTTCGTTATGCGCACTTGCGGCGCTGTGCGGCGTTCGGTAGAGAAACCCGAATCGGAGAGTGTAATCCGCGGGCCACAAGAAGGCTTTAACGAATCACTCGAGGATATGCTGGCGCTTATTCGCAAACGAATGCGGCTGCCTTCTCTACGTATAGAAGAGCTGGTCGTTGGCGATAAATCGAAGACGCGGATCGCGCTCGTGTACGATCAGCAAGCAGCTGATCCTGAATTTACGCGTCATATGCGCGAAACGCTGGCGCACATTAAGATAGATGTCGTGCTTGATAGCAACTACATCGAAGAGTTTTTGCAGGAAAACAAATTCTCCATGTTTCCTACCGTACTCTCGACCCAGCGGCCGGATCGCGCTGTGGCTGCCTTAATGGAAGGCAGAGTCGTCATTGCGGTAGACGGTACACCGTTTGCATTAATTGCACCTGCAACCTTTTTGCACTTTTTTGAATCACCGGAAGATTACAATCACCGTGTGGATATCGGTTTACTGCGTATCCTGCGCTTAGTCTCATTTATGATCTCGGTGCTATTGCCCGCTTTTTTTATTGCGGTAACGAATTTCCATCAAGAAATGATTCCAACGACGCTGCTCATTGATCTCGCAGCCCAGCGCGAAGGGGTTCCCCTGCCCGCGCTTGGTGAAGCGTTAATTATGATTAGTACGTTTGAGTTCCTGCAAGAAGCGAGCGTTCGCCTTCCCCGTGCTATCGGTACATCGGTATCTATTGTTGGTGCGCTCGTCTTAGGTCAATCTGCTGTAGAAGCTGGCATCGTGTCGCCTGTAATGGTCATTATTGTAGCCGTTACTGCCATCTGCGCACTTACGATGCCTAACTACGAAATGAACTATACGATACGCTGGTTGCGCTTCGGCTTTATGCTACTCGCTTCTACCTTTGGCTTGTACGGCGTATTTGTTGGCTTTATCACACTGCTGCTGCATATCAATCATCTGCATTCCTTTGGACAGCCGTACTTATTCCCTGTAGCACCATGGAGTACAAGAGCGCAGCAAGATGGGGTCGTTCGCGCCCCTCTCTGGGGAACGAACGACGCGGACGCTTCTACCACGGATGCAGCAACTGCATCTCACGTGGAATCCTCCCCATCCATGAGTGAGAACAAAGGATGA
- a CDS encoding YncE family protein, producing the protein MLKMKKIIIIMLTVLVLAACKESNQIEYSSTSMYDLYVNHGGNLGFSQISKKGSSLEATDPQLVNFRDDGSILSSLEISKDKHIFASFYDRVGMESDKRVKIFKDAKEIKELTFNETGPHSMVSDQEKEKLYVVFAYKVNTGESQGIPLKIINTTTKEVEDTIFIKGALMHWAIEGDYIYSFVMKAHDLGYKDVPDHYIIAINRDTGETKITSKIDYASKGMDIGPDGNIYAINIPINISRENYSSSNLTVYSPIGNKIADYELDFGVRDIAIDDNGVAYIAHNDKHSYDDRKGDSITVFDTKSKKVIQTLKGFDCPTELQIVDDYLFVLNEATSSVKILDKHTYKEIKEIQFEDTFLTWLQVLKRK; encoded by the coding sequence ATGCTGAAAATGAAAAAGATAATAATAATTATGTTGACTGTCCTCGTACTTGCGGCTTGCAAGGAGTCAAACCAGATAGAGTACTCCTCTACCTCAATGTATGACTTGTATGTGAATCACGGTGGCAATCTGGGATTTTCTCAAATTAGCAAAAAAGGAAGCTCTCTAGAAGCTACAGACCCGCAACTGGTTAACTTTAGAGATGATGGTAGTATTCTAAGCTCGTTAGAAATATCAAAGGATAAGCACATCTTTGCTTCTTTTTATGACAGAGTTGGTATGGAATCAGATAAAAGAGTGAAAATATTCAAAGATGCAAAAGAAATAAAAGAGCTTACGTTTAATGAAACAGGCCCTCATTCGATGGTATCCGATCAGGAAAAGGAGAAGTTGTATGTCGTCTTTGCATATAAAGTGAATACAGGTGAATCTCAAGGTATTCCCCTCAAAATCATTAATACTACAACAAAGGAAGTTGAAGATACAATATTTATTAAAGGGGCTCTAATGCATTGGGCTATAGAAGGAGACTATATCTACAGTTTCGTCATGAAAGCTCATGATTTGGGCTATAAAGATGTACCTGATCATTACATTATTGCGATAAACAGAGATACGGGCGAGACTAAAATAACCTCGAAAATAGACTACGCCTCAAAAGGGATGGATATCGGTCCTGATGGAAATATATACGCAATAAACATACCAATTAATATATCACGTGAAAATTATAGTAGTAGCAACCTGACCGTCTATAGTCCAATTGGAAACAAAATTGCCGATTATGAACTTGATTTTGGTGTCCGAGATATCGCTATTGATGATAATGGTGTAGCCTATATTGCTCACAATGATAAGCATTCATACGATGATCGGAAAGGAGATAGCATAACCGTCTTCGATACGAAATCGAAAAAGGTGATTCAGACCCTAAAAGGGTTTGACTGCCCTACGGAACTTCAAATTGTGGATGATTACTTATTTGTGTTGAATGAGGCGACTTCTTCAGTGAAAATTCTCGATAAACATACATACAAAGAAATAAAAGAAATACAGTTCGAGGATACTTTTTTAACATGGTTGCAGGTTCTGAAAAGAAAATAG
- a CDS encoding helix-turn-helix transcriptional regulator, whose protein sequence is MIEPRNWLIRCRGSRTQIEVAQLSLIQRSSYSNIERGRRDPSVSVAKRIGQALGFQWQRFFEGSDAIDCDRVEAVLTRDKHSRLTNTTISL, encoded by the coding sequence ATGATTGAGCCGCGTAATTGGCTTATCCGCTGTCGGGGGTCTAGAACACAAATCGAAGTTGCACAATTGTCCTTAATTCAGCGCAGCTCCTACTCCAATATTGAGCGAGGACGGCGTGACCCAAGTGTTTCTGTAGCGAAGCGAATTGGACAAGCGCTCGGATTTCAATGGCAGCGATTTTTCGAGGGGAGTGATGCGATTGATTGTGATCGAGTAGAGGCTGTGCTTACTCGCGATAAACACAGCCGATTAACAAATACCACAATTTCATTATGA
- a CDS encoding winged helix-turn-helix domain-containing protein, whose amino-acid sequence MTVQLGSHVYIDFGRHLIQKHDTTISLSPTELRLLCRLSMSLNQVVPIKTLIAHTWVVDAEQVSSHQLHVYIGKVRKKLEDNPCQPEYILNVQNVGYVLCSQHQNT is encoded by the coding sequence ATGACAGTTCAACTGGGAAGTCACGTTTATATAGATTTCGGCAGACACCTCATTCAGAAACACGACACTACTATTTCACTAAGTCCAACGGAACTTCGCTTACTATGTCGATTATCCATGTCCCTCAATCAAGTCGTGCCTATCAAGACATTAATTGCTCACACATGGGTCGTTGATGCAGAGCAGGTTTCATCACATCAGCTTCATGTCTACATTGGGAAAGTACGAAAAAAACTAGAAGATAACCCGTGTCAGCCCGAGTATATTTTAAACGTTCAAAATGTGGGTTATGTGCTATGTTCGCAGCATCAAAACACCTAA